A single region of the Aeromicrobium chenweiae genome encodes:
- a CDS encoding bifunctional methylenetetrahydrofolate dehydrogenase/methenyltetrahydrofolate cyclohydrolase, producing MTAQILDGKAAAAAIKGELRERVTALREKGVVPGLGTILVGNDPGSQWYVAGKHRDCAEVGIESIRVDLPETATQADVESAIDQLNADPACTGYILQLPLPRGLDENAAIGRIDPDKDADGLHPTNLGWLVLGKEAPLPCTPRGIIELLRRHDVPIAGQHVVVVGRGITVGRPMGLLLTRRTENATVTLCHTGTRDLAAEVRRADIVIAAAGVPGIIRADMVKPGAALLDVGVSRDANGIVGDVDPAAYEVAGWISPNPGGVGPMTRALLLANVVDTAERLNP from the coding sequence GTGACAGCGCAGATCCTCGACGGCAAGGCGGCCGCGGCCGCGATCAAGGGCGAGCTCCGGGAGCGGGTGACTGCGCTCCGGGAGAAGGGCGTCGTGCCCGGCCTCGGCACGATCCTGGTCGGCAACGACCCCGGGAGCCAGTGGTACGTCGCAGGCAAGCACCGCGACTGCGCCGAGGTCGGCATCGAGTCGATCCGTGTCGACCTGCCCGAGACCGCGACCCAGGCCGACGTCGAGTCCGCGATCGACCAGCTCAACGCGGATCCCGCCTGCACCGGCTACATCCTGCAGCTCCCGCTCCCGAGGGGCCTGGACGAGAACGCCGCGATCGGCCGCATCGATCCCGACAAGGACGCGGACGGGCTGCACCCGACCAACCTCGGCTGGCTGGTGCTGGGCAAGGAGGCGCCGCTGCCGTGCACGCCGCGCGGCATCATCGAGCTGCTGCGCCGCCACGACGTCCCGATCGCTGGCCAGCACGTCGTGGTCGTCGGTCGCGGCATCACGGTCGGTCGTCCCATGGGCCTGCTCCTGACCCGCCGTACCGAGAACGCCACCGTGACGCTCTGCCACACCGGCACCCGGGACCTCGCCGCGGAGGTCCGCCGTGCGGACATCGTCATCGCCGCGGCCGGCGTCCCGGGCATCATCCGCGCCGACATGGTCAAGCCCGGTGCCGCGCTGCTCGACGTCGGCGTGAGCCGGGACGCGAACGGCATCGTCGGCGACGTGGATCCCGCAGCGTACGAGGTCGCAGGCTGGATCTCGCCCAACCCCGGTGGCGTGGGACCGATGACCCGCGCCCTGCTGCTGGCGAACGTCGTCGACACCGCCGAGCGTCTCAACCCGTGA
- a CDS encoding sulfate/molybdate ABC transporter ATP-binding protein, translating to MGIEIRGVNKNFGDFVALKDIDLSIPSGQLTALLGPSGGGKSTLLRIIAGLESSDSGSIEIEGVDATGVPAQKRNVGFVFQHYAAFKHMTVEKNVAFGLEIRKKPKDEVRRRVAELLELVHLEQFSHRLPSQLSGGQRQRMALARALAIEPSVLLLDEPFGALDAKVRKELRDWLRRLHDEVHVTTVFVTHDQEEALEVSDNLVVINEGRIEQIGTPDDLYDRPASDFVLSFLGPVTKLGDRLIRPHDIDITRYEHAATTSGPITRWTRVGFEVRLEVTPNDALHPDPVQVVLTRAEATALQLHEGDLVWLRPRVGADLVGA from the coding sequence ATGGGGATTGAGATCCGCGGCGTCAACAAGAACTTCGGCGACTTCGTCGCGCTGAAGGACATCGACCTGAGCATCCCCAGCGGCCAGCTCACGGCCCTGCTGGGGCCCAGCGGCGGCGGCAAGTCGACCCTGCTGCGCATCATCGCGGGCCTCGAGTCGTCCGACAGCGGCTCGATCGAGATCGAGGGGGTCGACGCGACGGGCGTCCCCGCGCAGAAGCGCAACGTCGGCTTCGTGTTCCAGCACTACGCGGCGTTCAAGCACATGACGGTGGAGAAGAACGTCGCGTTCGGCCTCGAGATCCGCAAGAAGCCCAAGGACGAGGTGCGGCGCCGGGTCGCCGAGCTGCTCGAGCTCGTGCACCTCGAGCAGTTCTCCCACCGCCTGCCGTCACAGCTCTCCGGCGGGCAGCGCCAGCGCATGGCCCTGGCACGGGCACTGGCGATCGAGCCCAGCGTCCTGCTGCTCGACGAGCCGTTCGGCGCGCTCGACGCCAAGGTCCGCAAGGAGCTGCGTGACTGGCTCCGCCGCCTGCACGACGAGGTCCACGTGACGACCGTGTTCGTGACCCACGACCAGGAGGAGGCCCTGGAGGTCTCGGACAACCTCGTGGTGATCAACGAGGGCCGCATCGAGCAGATCGGCACCCCGGACGATCTCTACGACCGTCCCGCCAGCGACTTCGTCCTGTCGTTCCTCGGACCCGTCACCAAGCTCGGGGACCGCCTCATCCGTCCGCACGACATCGACATCACCCGCTACGAGCACGCCGCGACGACATCCGGGCCGATCACGCGGTGGACGCGCGTCGGCTTCGAGGTGCGCCTCGAGGTCACGCCTAACGACGCGCTGCACCCGGACCCGGTGCAGGTCGTCCTCACCCGGGCCGAGGCGACGGCGCTGCAGCTGCACGAGGGCGACTTGGTGTGGCTGCGTCCGCGCGTCGGTGCGGACCTCGTCGGCGCCTGA
- a CDS encoding sulfate ABC transporter permease, producing the protein MSQPRTAGTHLRRLVVVAYLFLLVIWPVALVVQKTFDGGLENLRTALSDPVVTDALQLTVVVALWAVAINTVFGVGISLLLVRYEFPGRRVLSALIDLPLSVSPVVVGLALLLAYGGTNGTFGPALEGVGLQVAFATPGIVMATAFVSLPLVIREIVPVLHEIGTEQEQAAKSLGASAVQTFRRITLPSIKWALVYGVVLSLARALGEFGAVKIVSGNVAQQTQTATLVVEQKYQDFEQGSAYATSFLLALIAVAALVVVTILRPKDDTDGD; encoded by the coding sequence ATGAGCCAGCCGCGGACCGCGGGCACGCACCTGCGCCGCCTGGTCGTCGTCGCCTACCTGTTCCTGCTGGTCATCTGGCCGGTCGCGCTCGTCGTGCAGAAGACGTTCGACGGCGGCCTCGAGAACCTCCGGACCGCCCTGTCCGACCCCGTGGTCACGGACGCCCTTCAGCTCACCGTGGTGGTCGCGCTGTGGGCGGTCGCGATCAACACGGTGTTCGGCGTCGGGATCTCGCTGCTGCTCGTGCGGTACGAGTTCCCGGGCCGGCGCGTCCTGTCCGCGCTGATCGACCTGCCGCTCTCGGTCTCCCCCGTCGTGGTCGGCCTGGCCCTCCTGCTGGCGTACGGCGGCACCAACGGGACGTTCGGTCCCGCCCTGGAGGGAGTCGGGCTGCAGGTGGCGTTCGCGACGCCGGGCATCGTGATGGCCACCGCGTTCGTGAGCCTGCCGCTGGTCATCCGCGAGATCGTGCCCGTGCTCCACGAGATCGGCACCGAGCAGGAGCAGGCCGCCAAGAGCCTCGGCGCGAGCGCGGTGCAGACGTTCCGGCGGATCACCCTGCCGTCGATCAAGTGGGCGCTCGTCTACGGCGTCGTGCTGAGCCTCGCCCGCGCGCTCGGCGAGTTCGGCGCGGTCAAGATCGTGTCGGGCAACGTCGCCCAGCAGACCCAGACGGCCACGCTGGTCGTCGAGCAGAAGTACCAGGACTTCGAGCAGGGATCGGCGTACGCGACGTCGTTCCTGCTCGCACTGATCGCGGTCGCGGCGCTCGTCGTCGTGACCATCCTTCGACCCAAGGACGACACTGATGGGGATTGA
- a CDS encoding TetR/AcrR family transcriptional regulator, which yields MVTRAQLSQERSRARRDELLAAAIDLFTEGGSRAITHRAVAARAGLPPATTTYYFESIDELIREALSSHIQQWTAELDALSQIDIDVSVSLDEAATFMGGVFAHRGPEVAAVELSIFLAAAREPELHDVARAAMTSLEALATSVLEQLGIDEPQRLAAAIVALVVGTAVRRQAAIYGEDEEARILTAAVRDLVAAHALGPLEVDRTLASLSRGPA from the coding sequence ATGGTCACCCGTGCCCAGCTGTCACAGGAACGCAGTCGCGCGCGCCGGGACGAGCTGCTCGCCGCAGCCATCGACCTGTTCACCGAGGGCGGGTCGCGCGCGATCACGCATCGGGCCGTCGCCGCCCGTGCCGGCCTGCCACCGGCGACCACGACGTACTACTTCGAGTCGATCGACGAGCTCATCCGCGAGGCGCTGAGCTCGCACATCCAGCAGTGGACCGCCGAGCTGGACGCCCTGTCCCAGATCGACATCGACGTGTCCGTCAGCCTGGACGAGGCGGCGACGTTCATGGGCGGCGTCTTCGCCCACCGTGGCCCGGAGGTCGCGGCCGTCGAGCTGTCGATCTTCCTCGCCGCCGCACGCGAGCCCGAGCTCCACGACGTCGCACGGGCGGCCATGACGTCGCTGGAGGCCCTCGCCACGAGCGTGCTCGAGCAGCTGGGCATCGACGAGCCCCAGCGCCTCGCCGCCGCGATCGTCGCACTCGTCGTCGGCACGGCCGTGCGCCGACAGGCGGCCATCTACGGCGAGGACGAGGAGGCGCGCATCCTGACCGCTGCCGTCCGCGACCTCGTCGCGGCGCACGCCCTCGGTCCCCTCGAGGTCGACCGCACCCTCGCCTCCCTCAGTCGCGGCCCGGCCTGA
- a CDS encoding NADP-dependent isocitrate dehydrogenase codes for MATIIYTHTDEAPLLATYSFLPVVEAYASTAGVEVETRDISLAGRIIALFGDRLTPEQQIGDALAELGELAKTPEANIIKLPNISASIPQLKAAIAELQSQGYDLPDYPDDPQTDEDKDVRARYDKVKGSAVNPVLREGNSDRRAPASVKNYARKHPHSMGAWSSDSKTNVATMGADDFRSNEKSVVIDADTTLTIQHVSADGTTTTLKDAFPVLAGEIVDGTVMRAAALDEFLAAQIARAKDEGVLFSVHLKATMMKVSDPIIFGHVVKAFFPAVFDTYGADLAAAGLSPSNGLGGILAGLDKLPNGAEIKAAFEQGLAEGPALAMVDSDKGITNLHVPSDVIVDASMPAMIRTSGHMWGPDGNEADTLAVIPDSSYAGVYQTVIDDCRVNGAYDPTTMGSVPNVGLMAQAAEEYGSHDKTFEIAEAGTVQVVDADGTVLIEHAVEPGDVWRACQTKDVPIRDWVKLAVTRARASDTPAVFWLDPSRAHDANLIAKVNAYLPEHDTEGLTIEIMSPVEATQYSIDRIRKGEDTISVTGNVLRDYNTDLFPILELGTSAKMLSIVPLINGGGLFETGAGGSAPKHVQQLVKENYLRWDSLGEFLALASSFEHMATTTGNARAQILADTLDRATGTFLDENKSPGRKLGTIDNRGSHFYLALYWAKELSSQTEDAELAAAFTEVADALSGNEQKIVDELLAVQGSPADIGGYYRPDETKVKSVMRPSGTLLEVLATLG; via the coding sequence ATGGCCACGATCATCTACACCCACACCGACGAGGCCCCGCTCCTCGCCACCTACTCGTTCCTCCCCGTCGTCGAGGCCTACGCCTCGACCGCCGGCGTCGAGGTCGAGACCCGCGACATCTCGCTGGCCGGGCGCATCATCGCCCTGTTCGGTGACCGGCTGACCCCCGAGCAGCAGATCGGGGACGCCCTGGCCGAGCTCGGGGAGCTCGCCAAGACGCCCGAGGCCAACATCATCAAGCTGCCCAACATCAGCGCCTCGATCCCGCAGCTGAAGGCCGCGATCGCCGAGCTGCAGTCGCAGGGCTACGACCTGCCGGACTACCCGGACGACCCGCAGACCGACGAGGACAAGGACGTCCGCGCCCGCTACGACAAGGTCAAGGGCAGCGCGGTCAACCCGGTCCTGCGCGAGGGCAACTCCGATCGCCGCGCCCCCGCGTCGGTCAAGAACTACGCCCGCAAGCACCCGCACTCGATGGGCGCGTGGAGCAGCGACTCCAAGACGAACGTCGCCACGATGGGCGCCGACGACTTCCGCTCGAACGAGAAGTCGGTCGTGATCGACGCCGACACGACCCTGACGATCCAGCACGTGAGCGCCGACGGCACCACGACGACGCTCAAGGACGCCTTCCCGGTCCTCGCCGGCGAGATCGTCGACGGCACCGTGATGCGCGCCGCCGCGCTGGACGAGTTCCTGGCGGCGCAGATCGCGCGCGCCAAGGACGAGGGCGTGCTGTTCTCGGTGCACCTGAAGGCCACGATGATGAAGGTCTCGGACCCGATCATCTTCGGCCACGTCGTCAAGGCGTTCTTCCCGGCCGTCTTCGACACGTACGGCGCCGACCTCGCGGCCGCGGGCCTCAGCCCCAGCAACGGACTCGGCGGCATCCTGGCCGGCCTCGACAAGCTCCCCAACGGCGCCGAGATCAAGGCCGCGTTCGAGCAGGGACTGGCCGAGGGCCCGGCGCTCGCGATGGTCGACTCCGACAAGGGCATCACCAACCTGCACGTCCCGAGCGACGTCATCGTCGACGCGTCGATGCCGGCCATGATCCGCACCTCCGGCCACATGTGGGGCCCGGACGGCAACGAGGCCGACACCCTCGCGGTCATCCCGGACAGCTCGTACGCCGGCGTCTACCAGACCGTCATCGACGACTGCCGCGTCAACGGCGCGTACGACCCGACGACGATGGGCTCGGTCCCGAACGTCGGCCTCATGGCGCAGGCCGCCGAGGAGTACGGCAGCCACGACAAGACGTTCGAGATCGCCGAGGCCGGCACGGTCCAGGTCGTCGACGCCGACGGCACCGTGCTGATCGAGCACGCGGTGGAGCCCGGCGACGTGTGGCGTGCGTGCCAGACCAAGGACGTCCCGATCCGCGACTGGGTCAAGCTCGCGGTCACCCGCGCCCGCGCGTCCGACACCCCCGCGGTGTTCTGGCTGGACCCCTCGCGCGCGCACGACGCGAACCTCATCGCCAAGGTGAACGCGTACCTGCCCGAGCACGACACAGAGGGCCTGACGATCGAGATCATGTCCCCGGTCGAGGCGACCCAGTACTCGATCGACCGCATCCGCAAGGGTGAGGACACGATCTCGGTCACCGGCAACGTGCTGCGCGACTACAACACGGACCTGTTCCCGATCCTGGAGCTCGGCACGAGCGCCAAGATGCTGTCGATCGTCCCGCTGATCAACGGCGGCGGCCTGTTCGAGACCGGCGCCGGCGGCTCCGCTCCCAAGCACGTGCAGCAGCTCGTCAAGGAGAACTACCTGCGCTGGGACAGCCTGGGCGAGTTCCTGGCCCTGGCCTCGAGCTTCGAGCACATGGCGACGACGACCGGCAACGCGCGGGCGCAGATCCTCGCCGACACGCTCGACCGCGCCACCGGGACGTTCCTGGACGAGAACAAGTCGCCCGGTCGCAAGCTCGGCACGATCGACAACCGCGGCAGCCACTTCTACCTGGCGCTGTACTGGGCCAAGGAGCTCAGCAGCCAGACCGAGGACGCGGAGCTCGCCGCCGCGTTCACCGAGGTCGCCGACGCGCTGTCGGGCAACGAGCAGAAGATCGTCGACGAGCTGCTCGCGGTGCAGGGCTCGCCCGCCGACATTGGCGGCTACTACCGCCCCGACGAGACGAAGGTGAAGTCGGTCATGCGCCCCTCGGGCACGCTGCTCGAGGTGCTGGCCACGCTCGGCTGA
- a CDS encoding MFS transporter, whose product MSLALLALALGGFAIGTTEFMTMGLLEEIADGIHRTNAETGHIITAYAFGVVVGAPIIVSLGARLPKKGLAIGLILALGLGNAITALASGYLPVMAARFVAGLPHGAYFGVASLLAASLVRLEMRGRAVSSVMLGLSVATVAGVPASTILGQTLGWRSAYWAVLGIAAAAALMIFLFVPHSPANTDASVRGELSALKQPQVLFAVAAGMVGFGGLFAMYSYIAPIVTKVIDLDAGWIAIFTLAFGLGSVVGSWAAGPLADWNVERSVLAGFVATPLVLVAFYFAAAQVVPALVLVFAVGALGSIVAINLQIRLMDAAGEAQMLGAALNHSSLNIANGLGAFFGSVIIEAGYGYRATSLVGVVLATLGLAVFVAGLRYQRRSQPVPVSV is encoded by the coding sequence GTGAGCCTCGCTCTGCTGGCACTGGCTCTGGGCGGTTTCGCGATCGGCACGACTGAGTTCATGACGATGGGTCTGCTCGAGGAGATCGCCGACGGCATCCACCGGACCAACGCCGAGACCGGCCACATCATCACGGCGTACGCGTTCGGCGTCGTCGTCGGTGCCCCGATCATCGTCTCGCTCGGTGCCCGGCTGCCCAAGAAGGGGCTCGCGATCGGTCTGATCCTCGCCCTCGGCCTCGGCAACGCGATCACCGCCCTCGCCAGCGGCTACCTGCCGGTGATGGCTGCGCGCTTCGTCGCCGGCCTCCCGCACGGTGCGTACTTCGGTGTCGCCTCGCTGCTCGCGGCCTCGCTGGTACGGCTCGAGATGCGCGGGCGCGCGGTCAGCTCGGTGATGCTCGGCCTGTCGGTCGCGACGGTCGCCGGCGTGCCCGCGAGCACGATCCTCGGCCAGACCCTCGGCTGGCGCAGCGCCTACTGGGCGGTGCTCGGGATCGCCGCAGCGGCCGCGCTCATGATCTTCCTGTTCGTCCCGCACTCGCCGGCCAACACCGACGCCTCGGTGCGCGGCGAGCTGTCGGCCCTCAAGCAGCCGCAGGTGCTGTTCGCCGTCGCCGCGGGCATGGTCGGCTTCGGCGGGCTGTTCGCGATGTACAGCTACATCGCCCCCATCGTGACCAAGGTGATCGACCTGGACGCGGGCTGGATCGCGATCTTCACCCTGGCGTTCGGCCTCGGCTCGGTCGTCGGGTCGTGGGCCGCGGGCCCGCTCGCGGACTGGAACGTCGAGCGGTCGGTGCTCGCCGGGTTCGTGGCCACCCCGCTCGTGCTGGTCGCGTTCTACTTCGCCGCGGCACAGGTCGTCCCGGCGCTGGTCCTGGTGTTCGCGGTGGGCGCGCTCGGCTCGATCGTCGCGATCAACCTGCAGATCCGGCTGATGGACGCCGCGGGCGAGGCGCAGATGCTGGGCGCCGCGCTCAACCACTCGTCCCTGAACATCGCGAACGGCCTCGGCGCGTTCTTCGGCTCGGTCATCATCGAGGCCGGGTACGGCTACCGCGCGACGAGCCTCGTCGGCGTCGTCCTGGCCACCCTCGGCCTCGCGGTGTTCGTGGCCGGCCTGCGCTACCAGCGCCGCTCCCAGCCCGTCCCCGTCTCCGTCTGA
- a CDS encoding DUF3017 domain-containing protein, which yields MRGPRSRGSQLYLLQLLVVLVGLVLVVAGPWRAGILAIGVAFVVGALARSVVPIDHTGMLRVRGKAFDIFWMTTLGAALIVLAWVIPGQPG from the coding sequence GTGAGGGGACCCCGCAGCCGCGGCTCGCAGCTCTACCTGCTGCAGCTGCTGGTCGTGCTGGTCGGGCTCGTGCTCGTCGTGGCCGGACCGTGGCGTGCGGGGATCCTGGCGATCGGCGTCGCCTTCGTCGTGGGCGCACTGGCCCGGTCGGTCGTGCCGATCGACCACACCGGCATGCTGCGGGTCCGCGGCAAGGCGTTCGACATCTTCTGGATGACGACCCTGGGTGCGGCGCTGATCGTCCTCGCCTGGGTCATCCCGGGCCAGCCCGGCTGA
- the cysT gene encoding sulfate ABC transporter permease subunit CysT — protein sequence MTVDTPLAPGTARRRRARGATSLTRSSGLGLGVALTWFSLLVLIPLALVVIQSIDGGWATFRETLTNPQTAAALRLTVTQSLIVTAINVVMGTLIAWVLVRDTFPGQRLLEVVIDIPFALPTIVAGLVLLSLYGPDSPLGVNVANTERSVFLALLFVTLPFVIRTVQPVLMELDRDVEEAAASLGASRFTTLRRIILPSLAPAITAGAALSFARGISEYGSLVLLSGNLPLKTEVASVRILTYIENGNEAAAASVATILLLVALAAIVLLQLLSSWVARRG from the coding sequence GTGACGGTCGACACTCCTCTCGCCCCGGGCACCGCGCGCAGGCGCCGTGCCCGGGGCGCGACCTCGCTGACGCGGTCCTCAGGTCTTGGCCTGGGGGTCGCGCTGACCTGGTTCAGCCTGCTCGTCCTCATCCCACTCGCTCTCGTGGTCATCCAGTCGATCGACGGCGGCTGGGCGACGTTCCGCGAGACCCTGACCAACCCGCAGACCGCCGCCGCCCTGCGCCTGACCGTCACGCAGTCCCTGATCGTCACCGCGATCAACGTCGTCATGGGGACGCTCATCGCGTGGGTCCTCGTCCGGGACACCTTCCCGGGCCAGCGCCTGCTCGAGGTCGTCATCGACATCCCGTTCGCGCTGCCGACGATCGTCGCCGGGCTCGTCCTGCTCAGCCTCTACGGCCCCGACAGCCCTCTGGGGGTCAACGTCGCCAACACCGAGCGGTCGGTGTTCCTCGCGCTGCTGTTCGTGACCCTGCCGTTCGTGATCCGCACCGTCCAGCCCGTCCTGATGGAGCTGGACCGCGACGTCGAGGAGGCCGCCGCCTCCCTGGGCGCGAGCCGGTTCACGACGCTGCGCCGCATCATCCTGCCCAGCCTCGCGCCGGCCATCACCGCGGGAGCCGCACTGTCGTTCGCGCGCGGCATCAGCGAGTACGGCTCGCTGGTCCTGCTCTCGGGCAACCTGCCGCTCAAGACCGAGGTCGCGTCCGTGCGCATCCTGACGTACATCGAGAACGGCAACGAGGCAGCAGCCGCCTCCGTCGCCACGATCCTGCTGCTGGTCGCGCTCGCCGCGATCGTCCTGCTCCAGCTGCTGTCGTCCTGGGTGGCGCGTCGTGGCTAG
- a CDS encoding DMT family transporter translates to MSSRLTGAMLIALSAAAFGSMAIFGVWAHDDGIDTPALILVRFALASLVLVGVMRVRGVALPPLRRCAPVAAMGGIGYVGQSYCYFLALEHAQASLVALLLYLFPAFVAVLAAVFLRERISAVTAGALVLALAGTALVVGGGTGRPLGIVLGIGAAVVYSIYITVGSVVTGGMDVVAVATIVCVAATGVCGTIVLILWATGRPPAFPSSATGWADLLAIAVICTVVAILAFFAGLALLGPTSASVLSTLEPVVTVALATWLLQETLSGVQLVGGVLVLGAVAWLALSHRGPVESAPPGLRLRPGRD, encoded by the coding sequence ATGTCGTCACGGCTGACCGGCGCGATGCTGATCGCGCTGTCGGCCGCGGCGTTCGGGTCGATGGCCATCTTCGGGGTGTGGGCGCACGACGACGGGATCGACACCCCGGCGCTGATCCTCGTGCGGTTCGCCCTGGCCTCGCTGGTCCTGGTCGGCGTGATGCGGGTGCGCGGTGTCGCGCTGCCCCCGCTGCGGCGGTGCGCACCCGTGGCCGCGATGGGCGGCATCGGGTACGTCGGGCAGTCGTACTGCTACTTCCTTGCGCTCGAGCACGCCCAGGCGAGCCTCGTCGCCCTGCTCCTGTACCTCTTCCCGGCCTTCGTCGCGGTGCTGGCGGCGGTCTTCCTGCGTGAGCGCATCTCGGCGGTGACGGCCGGCGCCCTGGTGCTGGCCCTGGCCGGCACCGCGCTGGTCGTCGGTGGGGGGACCGGACGGCCGCTGGGGATCGTGCTCGGGATCGGCGCTGCGGTGGTCTACTCGATCTACATCACGGTCGGGTCGGTCGTGACCGGTGGGATGGACGTCGTCGCAGTAGCGACGATCGTCTGCGTCGCCGCGACGGGGGTGTGCGGGACGATCGTGCTGATCCTCTGGGCCACGGGCCGCCCGCCGGCGTTCCCGTCCAGCGCGACGGGATGGGCCGATCTGCTCGCGATCGCCGTCATCTGCACCGTGGTGGCCATCCTGGCCTTCTTCGCCGGGCTGGCGCTGCTCGGACCGACCTCGGCGTCCGTGCTGTCGACGCTCGAGCCCGTCGTGACCGTCGCCCTCGCGACGTGGCTGCTGCAGGAGACGCTCAGCGGGGTCCAGCTCGTCGGCGGGGTGCTGGTGCTCGGGGCCGTGGCGTGGCTGGCGCTCAGCCACCGTGGGCCTGTGGAGTCGGCGCCGCCCGGGCTGCGGCTCAGGCCGGGCCGCGACTGA
- a CDS encoding malate dehydrogenase, which translates to MSTTPVKVAVTGAAGQIGYSLLFRLASGSLLGPDTPIQLQLLEITPALKALEGVVMELDDCAFPTLAGVEIGDDAEKIFDGVNLALLVGARPRGPGMERGDLLSANGAIFTAQGQALNKVAADDVRIGVTGNPANTNALIAMSNAPDIPAERFSALTRLDHNRAISQLAAKTGSAVSDIKKVTIWGNHSATQYPDIFHAEIAGKNAAETVGDQAWIENDFIPTVAKRGAAIIEARGSSSAASAASATIDAARDWLHGTPEGDWASMAVRSDGSYDVPEGLIYSFPVTTKNGDWEIVQGLEIDEFSRGKMDATAAELIEERDAVKELGLI; encoded by the coding sequence GTGAGCACAACCCCCGTCAAGGTCGCCGTCACCGGCGCGGCCGGCCAGATCGGCTACAGCCTCCTCTTCCGACTCGCCAGCGGTTCGCTGCTCGGTCCTGACACCCCGATCCAGCTGCAGCTGCTCGAGATCACCCCGGCGCTGAAGGCGCTCGAGGGCGTCGTCATGGAGCTCGACGACTGCGCGTTCCCGACCCTCGCGGGTGTCGAGATCGGCGACGACGCCGAGAAGATCTTCGACGGCGTCAACCTCGCCCTCCTCGTCGGCGCGCGCCCCCGCGGCCCGGGCATGGAGCGCGGCGACCTGCTGTCCGCCAACGGCGCGATCTTCACCGCGCAGGGCCAGGCGCTCAACAAGGTCGCGGCCGACGACGTCCGCATCGGTGTCACCGGCAACCCGGCCAACACCAACGCGCTGATCGCGATGAGCAACGCCCCCGACATCCCGGCCGAGCGCTTCTCCGCGCTGACGCGCCTGGACCACAACCGGGCCATCTCGCAGCTGGCTGCGAAGACCGGCTCGGCCGTGTCGGACATCAAGAAGGTCACGATCTGGGGCAACCACTCCGCGACCCAGTACCCGGACATCTTCCACGCCGAGATCGCCGGCAAGAACGCTGCCGAGACGGTGGGCGACCAGGCCTGGATCGAGAACGACTTCATCCCGACCGTCGCCAAGCGTGGCGCCGCGATCATCGAGGCCCGCGGCTCGTCCTCGGCCGCCTCCGCAGCGTCCGCCACGATCGACGCCGCCCGCGACTGGCTGCACGGCACCCCCGAGGGGGACTGGGCGTCGATGGCGGTCCGTTCCGACGGCTCGTACGACGTCCCCGAGGGCCTGATCTACTCGTTCCCCGTCACGACCAAGAACGGTGACTGGGAGATCGTCCAGGGCCTCGAGATCGACGAGTTCTCGCGCGGCAAGATGGACGCGACGGCCGCCGAGCTCATCGAGGAGCGCGACGCGGTCAAGGAGCTCGGCCTCATCTGA